A region from the Poecilia reticulata strain Guanapo linkage group LG12, Guppy_female_1.0+MT, whole genome shotgun sequence genome encodes:
- the LOC103473762 gene encoding glycolipid transfer protein-like — translation MSLLLDNQFAELPADKSVDTKTFLDNVSTLPPFFDCLGSKVFSIIKSDINGNITKIRAVYDQDPAKYVTLQDIVEAERETHKGQWPKVGATLALMWLKRGLRFIQVLLQSLADGDRDENNPNLIQVNITKAYEHALKKYHGWIVQKVFSAALIAAPYRSNFLKALSKGQEVKDEDCLANVRLFLVNYTPTVDAIYEMYSNLNAELDYTV, via the exons ATGTCTCTTTTATTGGACAATCAATTTGCAGAACTTCCTGCAGACAAGTCTGTTGACACCAAGACGTTCTTGGACAATGTGTCGACCCTGCCTCCGTTTTTCG ACTGCTTGGGATCAAAAGTGTTTTCAATCATCAAATCTGACATTAATGGGAATATAACG AAAATTAGAGCAGTTTATGATCAGGATCCTGCAAAGTATGTCACCTTGCAGGATATTGtggaagcagagagagaaaccCACAAAGGACAATGGCCTAAAGTCGGAGCGACTTTAGCTCTGATGTGGCTCAAGAG GGGTCTCCGTTTCATACAGGTTTTGTTGCAGAGTTTGGCAGATGGAGACAGAGATGAGAACAACCCTAACCTCATTCAGGTCAATATCACCAAAGCCTATGAACACGCTCTGAAGAAATACCACGGCTGGATTGTTCAAAAAGTTTTTAGC GCAGCACTAATTGCAGCTCCCTACAGATCAAACTTCCTCAAGGCCCTGTCAAAGGGACAAGAAGTAAAAGACGAGGACTGTCTGGCAAACGTGCGTCTCTTCCTGGTAAATTACACGCCCACCGTAGATGCCATCTATGAGATGTACTCAAACCTAAACGCAGAGCTGGACTACACAGTTTGA
- the LOC103473763 gene encoding protein FAM222A-like isoform X1 — protein sequence MLACIQRQQNFSSHHLACTPKSFDVSPSSLLLPVAPLQTCTRKAETGSMISRYPSPAELDAFAQKTANNPLSIKIFPSDVRVPQHKQLNKTVNGLDTTGQRYSPYHHPHSGGYQGLLAIVKASVVKGVLKGSEGKRTKHMNSQTSVAPYNNPLNDSCTVRHRHEAYNAGSYKPPDVPIEALCSAAGMASRDQSLASQSELAEVQSLMRRMSRVPHSQAQQLGGEARASPSLQAVAAVAHPESDFVFGVPPQSSRAFAGAVLPTQSSDTAKTGYLERGDYAVWQHKAPMQPYQQEAVRMYGVSNGTQSCSAAEAGVGSPEICHPLHCSSQLPYGQCLGSVGAAVQKERTAGQYFAPLWDNPGSDGYSSQVLGTNTCASRPRHVGIAHPHLQASCHQPNQAQLHPHHPNQHHPHLHHHQTQAYSTEQNLSCGLPSFGLCHAAVLSSSLQSLECLISEIQPPCIKECMLGRGYEAMGGMLPLLEHQQQHMQLPVYR from the coding sequence CAGAGACCGGGTCCATGATTTCTCGGTACCCATCTCCTGCAGAGTTGGACGCTTTTGCCCAGAAGACCGCCAACAACCCGCTCTCCATCAAAATCTTTCCGTCCGACGTACGGGTGCCACAGCACAAGCAGCTCAACAAAACTGTGAATGGCTTGGACACCACCGGTCAGCGCTACAGCCCCTACCACCACCCACACTCAGGAGGCTACCAGGGCTTGCTGGCAATTGTCAAAGCCTCCGTGGTGAAGGGCGTTCTGAAAGGCTCTGAGGGCAAGAGGACTAAACACATGAACTCTCAGACTTCTGTGGCACCGTATAATAACCCTCTGAATGATAGCTGCACAGTCAGACACAGGCATGAAGCCTATAACGCAGGTTCATATAAGCCCCCTGATGTACCCATTGAAGCACTTTGTTCTGCTGCAGGAATGGCCTCCAGAGATCAGAGCCTGGCCTCCCAGTCGGAGCTGGCAGAGGTTCAAAGCCTGATGAGGCGGATGAGCAGAGTTCCCCACAGCCAGGCCCAGCAGCTGGGGGGAGAGGCTCGGGCCAGCCCCTCGCTGCAGGCCGTGGCGGCAGTGGCACATCCGGAATCAGACTTTGTCTTTGGAGTACCGCCCCAGAGTAGTCGAGCCTTCGCAGGAGCAGTGCTGCCTACGCAGAGTTCAGACACAGCCAAAACCGGATACCTAGAGAGGGGCGACTACGCCGTGTGGCAGCACAAAGCCCCAATGCAGCCCTATCAGCAGGAGGCGGTGAGGATGTACGGCGTGAGTAACGGCACTCAGAGCTGCAGTGCAGCGGAGGCCGGGGTGGGCTCTCCCGAAATCTGCCACCCTCTGCACTGCTCCTCCCAGCTGCCTTACGGGCAGTGCCTCGGGAGCGTGGGAGCCGCCGTGCAGAAAGAGCGGACAGCGGGACAGTACTTCGCTCCTCTCTGGGACAACCCGGGCAGCGACGGGTATTCCTCTCAGGTGTTGGGAACAAATACGTGCGCATCCAGGCCCAGACATGTAGGGATCGCCCATCCTCATCTCCAAGCAAGCTGCCATCAGCCAAACCAAGCCCAGCTTCATCCACATCATCCTAATCAGCACCaccctcatcttcatcaccaccAAACCCAGGCCTACAGCACGGAGCAGAACCTCTCCTGCGGGCTGCCCAGCTTCGGCCTGTGCCACGCCGCCGTACTCAGCAGCAGCCTGCAGTCTCTGGAGTGCCTCATCAGTGAGATTCAGCCTCCCTGCATCAAAGAGTGCATGCTGGGCCGCGGGTACGAAGCCATGGGGGGGATGCTTCCGCTGCtggaacaccagcagcagcacatgcAGCTCCCCGTCTACAGATGA
- the LOC103473763 gene encoding protein FAM222A-like isoform X2: MISRYPSPAELDAFAQKTANNPLSIKIFPSDVRVPQHKQLNKTVNGLDTTGQRYSPYHHPHSGGYQGLLAIVKASVVKGVLKGSEGKRTKHMNSQTSVAPYNNPLNDSCTVRHRHEAYNAGSYKPPDVPIEALCSAAGMASRDQSLASQSELAEVQSLMRRMSRVPHSQAQQLGGEARASPSLQAVAAVAHPESDFVFGVPPQSSRAFAGAVLPTQSSDTAKTGYLERGDYAVWQHKAPMQPYQQEAVRMYGVSNGTQSCSAAEAGVGSPEICHPLHCSSQLPYGQCLGSVGAAVQKERTAGQYFAPLWDNPGSDGYSSQVLGTNTCASRPRHVGIAHPHLQASCHQPNQAQLHPHHPNQHHPHLHHHQTQAYSTEQNLSCGLPSFGLCHAAVLSSSLQSLECLISEIQPPCIKECMLGRGYEAMGGMLPLLEHQQQHMQLPVYR, from the coding sequence ATGATTTCTCGGTACCCATCTCCTGCAGAGTTGGACGCTTTTGCCCAGAAGACCGCCAACAACCCGCTCTCCATCAAAATCTTTCCGTCCGACGTACGGGTGCCACAGCACAAGCAGCTCAACAAAACTGTGAATGGCTTGGACACCACCGGTCAGCGCTACAGCCCCTACCACCACCCACACTCAGGAGGCTACCAGGGCTTGCTGGCAATTGTCAAAGCCTCCGTGGTGAAGGGCGTTCTGAAAGGCTCTGAGGGCAAGAGGACTAAACACATGAACTCTCAGACTTCTGTGGCACCGTATAATAACCCTCTGAATGATAGCTGCACAGTCAGACACAGGCATGAAGCCTATAACGCAGGTTCATATAAGCCCCCTGATGTACCCATTGAAGCACTTTGTTCTGCTGCAGGAATGGCCTCCAGAGATCAGAGCCTGGCCTCCCAGTCGGAGCTGGCAGAGGTTCAAAGCCTGATGAGGCGGATGAGCAGAGTTCCCCACAGCCAGGCCCAGCAGCTGGGGGGAGAGGCTCGGGCCAGCCCCTCGCTGCAGGCCGTGGCGGCAGTGGCACATCCGGAATCAGACTTTGTCTTTGGAGTACCGCCCCAGAGTAGTCGAGCCTTCGCAGGAGCAGTGCTGCCTACGCAGAGTTCAGACACAGCCAAAACCGGATACCTAGAGAGGGGCGACTACGCCGTGTGGCAGCACAAAGCCCCAATGCAGCCCTATCAGCAGGAGGCGGTGAGGATGTACGGCGTGAGTAACGGCACTCAGAGCTGCAGTGCAGCGGAGGCCGGGGTGGGCTCTCCCGAAATCTGCCACCCTCTGCACTGCTCCTCCCAGCTGCCTTACGGGCAGTGCCTCGGGAGCGTGGGAGCCGCCGTGCAGAAAGAGCGGACAGCGGGACAGTACTTCGCTCCTCTCTGGGACAACCCGGGCAGCGACGGGTATTCCTCTCAGGTGTTGGGAACAAATACGTGCGCATCCAGGCCCAGACATGTAGGGATCGCCCATCCTCATCTCCAAGCAAGCTGCCATCAGCCAAACCAAGCCCAGCTTCATCCACATCATCCTAATCAGCACCaccctcatcttcatcaccaccAAACCCAGGCCTACAGCACGGAGCAGAACCTCTCCTGCGGGCTGCCCAGCTTCGGCCTGTGCCACGCCGCCGTACTCAGCAGCAGCCTGCAGTCTCTGGAGTGCCTCATCAGTGAGATTCAGCCTCCCTGCATCAAAGAGTGCATGCTGGGCCGCGGGTACGAAGCCATGGGGGGGATGCTTCCGCTGCtggaacaccagcagcagcacatgcAGCTCCCCGTCTACAGATGA